A section of the Flavobacterium sp. CG_23.5 genome encodes:
- a CDS encoding (Fe-S)-binding protein — MSYLDNILFAILLAIGFGYFYNNIKKIIRNINLGVAVNRKDNVKARWNNMVMIALGQSKMVKRPIAGALHIVVYVGFVIINIELLEIIIDGLFGTHRVFAFLGTTYNILIASFEILALLVLVAVIAFWSRRNAIKLKRFVSSDLKGWPKSDANYILYFEVVLMTLFLLMNASDLHLQNVPGGFSHFIKAGSFPISQFIEPIFNGMSNESVMLLTEIFWWLHITGILIFMNYLYFSKHLHILLAFPNTYFANLNPEGQFDNLESVTKEVKMMMDPNADPFAAAPPAGENEVPGKFGASDVQDLNWVQLLNAYTCTECGRCTSACPANLTGKKLSPRKIMMDTRDRLEEVGRNIDANKGIFIPDNKSLLNDYITPEELWACTSCNACVEECPVNISPLSIIMDMRRYLVMEQSSAPMPINAMMSNIENNGAPWQYNQQDRLNWKNEN; from the coding sequence TTAGAAATATAAATCTGGGAGTTGCAGTTAACAGAAAAGATAACGTAAAAGCGCGTTGGAATAATATGGTTATGATTGCATTAGGACAATCAAAAATGGTAAAAAGACCAATAGCAGGAGCGCTTCATATTGTGGTATATGTTGGTTTTGTAATTATCAATATTGAGTTGTTAGAAATAATCATTGATGGTTTATTTGGAACTCATAGGGTTTTTGCTTTTTTGGGAACTACATATAATATTTTAATAGCTTCTTTTGAGATATTGGCTTTATTAGTTTTGGTTGCGGTAATCGCTTTTTGGAGTCGAAGAAATGCTATCAAACTAAAACGATTTGTAAGTTCTGACTTAAAAGGATGGCCTAAAAGTGATGCGAACTATATTTTGTATTTTGAAGTTGTTTTAATGACTTTATTTTTATTAATGAACGCATCCGATTTGCACTTGCAAAATGTACCTGGAGGATTTTCTCATTTTATTAAGGCAGGTTCCTTTCCTATAAGTCAATTTATAGAGCCTATATTTAATGGAATGTCAAATGAATCAGTGATGCTTTTGACTGAGATATTTTGGTGGTTGCACATTACTGGGATTTTGATTTTTATGAATTATCTATACTTTTCAAAACACTTGCATATTTTATTAGCGTTCCCAAATACTTACTTTGCTAATCTAAATCCTGAAGGGCAATTTGACAATTTAGAATCGGTTACAAAAGAAGTAAAGATGATGATGGATCCAAATGCAGATCCATTTGCTGCGGCACCACCAGCTGGTGAAAACGAAGTTCCTGGAAAATTTGGTGCAAGTGACGTACAAGATTTGAATTGGGTACAATTGTTGAACGCTTACACGTGTACAGAGTGTGGACGTTGTACATCCGCATGTCCTGCCAATCTTACAGGTAAAAAATTATCTCCTCGTAAAATTATGATGGATACAAGAGATAGACTTGAGGAAGTAGGACGGAATATTGATGCAAATAAGGGGATTTTTATTCCTGATAACAAGTCATTATTAAACGATTATATTACACCAGAAGAGCTTTGGGCTTGTACTTCATGTAACGCATGTGTTGAGGAATGTCCAGTAAACATTAGTCCGCTTTCTATTATTATGGATATGCGACGTTACTTAGTTATGGAGCAAAGCTCTGCACCAATGCCAATAAATGCTATGATGTCCAATATTGAAAATAATGGTGCACCTTGGCAATACAATCAGCAAGACAGGTTGAATTGGAAAAATGAAAATTAA